In the genome of Stomoxys calcitrans chromosome 4, idStoCalc2.1, whole genome shotgun sequence, the window tgctgtcggattcaagtttaagctcaatgataaggggcctcctttttatagcggggATAACCATTTTTATAgtggggataaccatcgctgaaattttttttctgatgttctctccaggTTTCTGATTACCGCATACATGAACAAGTAAAGCCATTCGAAATctttctattgtgaattatgtatatttttattaaacgacaattttggaatttaagaacatcaataataaaaaaaagtaaaaacttgctaagttcgtcctggccgaatcttatataccctccaccatggatggcatttgtcatgttctttgcccgatatctctttataggcaaacaaaggataatggataagaattgctatgcttttggagctatatcaagttatagtccgattcggactataaattaaTTGAACGTTGTTGAAGTCGAAGACCATAGTAGTAataattgggtaatatttcagtcgaTTCAGTCCATTCAAAAAGCTtactcggcagatcggtttatatgggagctgtatcaggctataggtcgattaagaccatattggacaagtatgttgaaggttatgggagaagccgttttcagccaaatcggataagaattgcgccatctagaggttttagaagtcaagatcccagatcggattatatagcagctatagcaggttatgtatccatttgaaccatatttgtcacagttgttgaaagtcgtaacaaaatacttcatgcttaatttcagccaaatcggataagaattgcgccctctagtggttcaagaaggcgagatccaagattggtttatatggcagctatataaggttatggatcgatttgatccgtatttggcacagttgttggaagtcataacgaacaacttcatgctaaatttcagccaaatcggataagaattgcggcctctattggcttaaaaagtcaagatctaagatcggtatatatggcagctatatcgactaAAAACACTATCTACATGTGGCAGCACTGAATGGCGCTCACTTTCAATCGTCAaagtagaaaaattttcaactttaccGCCattgcgaaacaattaaaggtggtctcatttgtacaacaaacacaaatcacATGGTGGCGGAttgccatcttgccatcaagctgatctacgttttgccaacatacacaaagaaatttgtatgtgtgtgtgtgtgagaatatgcgagaaagaagatgacaacaaagagaatgcaaacaaaaatctgacatcttaataccgtcaaatctggccggctgttaataGCTGtccgcgtgagaccacctttgtAAATCCATCTTGCTTTACCGCCATGGTTGAATTGGGAAGGTTAGCTtacttgcccaacaacaacaaaatcaacgaTACAATCCTGTGGCGTTGGTGGCGCATAATTCCCACAAGGgtgtcaaatttctggacaGTTCCCATTTGATATTGTAGTTATACCCAaccccgaaggatggggtatattaattttgtcattccgtttgcgacacatcgaaatatccatttccgaccctatgaagtatatatattcttgatcagcgtaaaaatctaaggcgattcAGCCATCTCCACGCaacagtctataaaaatagggatattgagctgaaactttgcacagattctttttttgtccatatgcagacTAAGTTcgaatatcggactatatcttcttatagctcccatatagaccaatccgccgatttagggttttcgggctataaaagccacatttattatccgattccgctgaaatttgggacagtgagttgtgttaggccagtcgacaatcttcttcaatttggcccagatcggttcagatttggatatagctgccatatagaccgatctctcgatttaaggcattgggcccattaaatgctcatttattgtccgatttagccataatttgggatggttagttgtgttaggcccttcgaaatccatattcaatttggcccagatcggtccagatttggatatagctgccatatagaccgatctctagatttaaggttttgggcccataaaaggcgcatttattgtccaacgtcgccgaaatttgagactctGAGTTTTgtcaggcccctcgacatctttctgctatatgacacagatcagtccagatttggatatagctgccacatagaccgatctcctgaattaaggtcttgggcccataaaaggcgcatttattgtccgatttagcctaaatttggaacagtgagttgtgttaggcccttcgacatccttcttcaatttggtccagatcggtccagatttggatatagctgtcatatagacagatctctcgatttaaggttttgggcccataaaaggtgcatttattgtccgacgtcgccgaaatttgggacagtgagttgtgttaggccgctggacatccttcttcaatttggtccaaatttggatatagctgccatatagaccgatctctcgattaaaggtcttgggcacaaaaaaatgcacatttattgtccaatggtgcctaaatttgagacaggacaacaactttctgcaatttggcccagatcggtcaagatttggataaagctgccatatagaccaatctctcgatttagggttttggccccataaaaggaacatttaaaatccgatttcggtgaaatttgacacattcgtgtcatatatggttcagaacgcctgccaaacttaacgcctttttacttttttacattatcatgtgtagcagccacaagatcAAAAGATTTATGACTATAAACGTGTCCAAATCAAGCATTTGACGTTCGAATGGGATTTGGGCACAACTCTGGAGTTGGATGGGCATCAGATGGGCAAGTGAGCCAACCTTCTTAATTCAACAATGTCTaccgcgttgcttttgtgggatttgtgtgcagagttgcatttttgcaaagcGACATTCAAAAGCAatgctcaacgcgctcattctgttttggccttaagcGTTTGATGAACCCTGTaaagaccctataaaatattatTCGCAGTACTGAGATGAGATTTATTTTATTGGACATGCCTATTTTCAAATGAGTTTTATTACAAtgtaacttttacttattatcgATCTGGCAAAAACTAATAATGGCTAATAAATGagcaaatgaaaattaaaaaaataacctacatacatatttacgtaGGTACATATTTACATCTGATATTTTTAAACCTTACACTTAATTAAAAAGGAACTTCTTCTGCCATGCaacaaaaaatcttaaaatcccTTAACGAATTTCTTgacttttttcttctttttcatgGAATCCACTCCAATGTCTAGCGTTGTGTTTACTTCAATATCACCAGCTGTGGTGTTTAAATGCAATGTACTATTATTGTGAATATTAAATGTGGTTTCACAGGCGGATGCGTTTATTATCTGTGTTGACTGAACTGCATGTTCAAAGTCCATTGAGATATGAGTTTCATTTAAAGATATATTTTCGTCATTTCCCAAAGCGGTTACACGCACTTCATTTAAATTGGTTGATATTTTGTTTGGTATATTAACCATGGGTGCATTTGGACGCATAGATGAAGCAAGCCAATTTTGAACCTTAATTTCAGGATCTGGTTTGATATTGCGGCTGTTTTGTAAGCTTCCCAGATGCAAACCATCCTTCTCATCATCCAATTCAATATCCCATATGGACAGTAGATCAGGAACTAAAGCATCCTTGTAGGAATGCAACTTGGAAAGAGACTTTTGCCAGCGTCCAAAGTGGAGTCTCTTTCGTTTTTTCTTTGGTGGCAACGCTTCAGGTAGAACTTCCGGTGGGGGAATTTGTTCGGTTTCGCTGTAACTATCGTCCATgtcatccatttcgtttttgaCAGCAGTGTTCAGATATTTGGAGAGAAAAACTTTGCGCATGGCTGtaacaaaaacagaaaacaatTTAAATCAAATGAATGTTGTAAAGAAttatattaaaacaaatatataaagatatttatataataacactggaggataatcgaggcgacgataggaaacctggaaggaaggggtgaggtttccgatcggatacctgagatgagccttgaagtcgagtgcgaggcactgctgccatcggcacagttttggattgacagaaccctagtattgccatctggaagatcatgttacacagatggattaaagctagaggacagagtgggcctgggggtctacattgagaacctagggactgagatatgttttaaactgcccgaccataatacggtcctgcaggcggagattcgggcgattacggaatgcgtgaggtggtatgatgctaacgcgaggatgtcgagtatgaacatctttaccggttAACCCAAAGCGTTTCGGGTcgccgcagtccgagttaagggagtgggcgacaaatgcgcttgcaacattgttgaacagcgaaacggtcggtagcacggcgaaaatcctatggggtaatccagatcgtgaaaagacgaggctattaatgaAAGGAACTAAGAAtggggtcagtatagctattggtatcataacggtacacACAAAACTACGAggttacttatgtaaaatcggtagaCCAATCTCACGATTTAGAGTCTTTAGGGCACATAAAACGCATTTatcttccgatttcgctggagtttgggacagtgagttgtgttagaaacTTCGACACCCCTTTTTAAtacggcctagatcggtccaggtttaaggtttttgacccataaaaagtgaatttattaaccgaatttAACCAAAATGCAGAATGAGTAACGTTAGGCACCTTGActttcgtaccgagtatggtcaatatcggtctttatttgaatcaaactgaaatataaaccgatctctcaatttaaggtcttgtgctcATAATAAgccatttattctccgatttcatagaaatttgggacagtgagtgaggCATTCCAGTTCAATATAGCTAAGatttcatcagaaaaaattttcacccggggttttcccctcctaatgctggcaacatttgtgaggtacaatattatgccatgtaaaacttctctccaaagaggtgtcgcactgcggcacgccgttcggactcgcctataaaaaggagcccggttatcattgagcttaaacttgaatcggactgcacttattgatatgtcagaagtttgcccctgttccttagtggaatgttcatgggcaaaatttggaattttagtttttggaaccataaaagcacgtttattactcgatttcgctgaaatttcacacagtgtaaggctcatcgacattagtgttcaatatggtccagatcggtctttattaagatagagctgtcatatagaccgatttaaggccttggacgcgtttattgaccgatttcgatgaaaattggcacaaggaGCCCTTTTAAACTCTTTGACATTCTtgcttatatggttcagatcagtctatggTGTTATTGTAGctacatttttatgtggaggacaagctcctgtgtgagcaagctcgtttcgatcgaaaggactgatcgccgcggaaacaagttggccattggttatttaatggcgccaataactcgccttgtcatatcgagcatcataggcactcagtatttgtgcaagagccggtgccgcccggcctcgcACTGAGTCTCTCCGCTCATTTTCTGCGACTGCCggtgcagctactccgtatggagcattccactatctgtaACCTGTTGACGCGCCCTGTAGCTCGccgcttctcgtgacagcaatgaacaccacacacatcgaacctcaatgttccagcctgtgtggtgttcacagctatcccgtgccggtctatatttgagtatagctaccatatacctataccggtctcccgattttagttcttagacccataaaagatgcatattttaaccgatgaatttggtacaaatatttgtcttagacccttataTAGCCGATAGTTAAACTAAGCATCCAAACAAAAGGTGGGGGGTTCAGTTACGGCAGCCGGCCAAGAAACATTCTCATAGAAAACGATAGGACGACGAAACTGGCCTCGCTTTTGTATGGATGCTCAGTTCAACCATCGGCCAGCAATCGCTCTGCAATTCTAATAAGCCAGTGTGAAACTGAAATTCACCATTCGGTAGTTGCACTCTCTCATACTTTAAAACACAGAGCATGGGCAGACCAAATACAGAGTGAGAGAAATGATATCGCGGTGGCGGTCAACTtatatattcgaggtggtgggtatccaaagtttgcccCGTCCGAACTCAATaccttttaaattgttttttttttttttaatttatttatgtaattttcgtaATTTTGATTTCATACCGATGGATTCTTGGGCAAAACTTCTTAGAAATTATCGTAGATTACGATTTTAGCAACCGCTTGGTGTGTAGTTTTACACTCCCATAAATTGGCCCAACCTAGTCTAGATGTCCACTAAgggttattgttgttgcagccacatTTGCGTGTTGAGGTGGCGATCCCCATCAAGCTCACACTGCGGAGCAATCCCGTTGCAGTCCATAGGACCGTTCATCGCCCACACTCATCCCGTGCCGTGTCCATcacaatttaacaaaaaattaaaaaaaaaaactgaaatatttTAAGCAACACAAGCTATCTTTTTTACATACctttcatatttttcaaatatgtaTAATTCAGAGGCTGTTTTTGTACTGTTAATTTCTTTGCAAACTCTACCATTATTTCAGTGCTGCGTGCATTGCTGCGAGCATCATTTTCCATTTCCTCGCGTTTTGTCAACgtttgcagaaatatatctcCCAAAGAATTGGAGGTTAGAAGCAACCCCAGTGCCGGCCCTTTGTCTCCTAATGCTGATTTACAAAAGGACATTCCCGTTGTACAAGCCATAATACGATTTCGTAAATTTGAATCTGACTGCAAACAATTACCTTCTAGTCGAGCTCGATCGTATGCTTCGACAAAGGTTGGTGGTTGATAGGGCATGCAGGGCGATTTATAGATATGATGGGGAACGCGCTGCGATACTTGTATGGGCAACTGCTCATCATTTCTCTGGCGAGACAGTTGGCAAATATGCAAGTCTCCCGATAGAGGAGAAGACAATGCAATATATTCATTATTCAACAATCGATATGTATCCAATAACAAAGGACTATACTCCAATTGATGAGACCAACGACAAACTACAGCGCCGGGTTCACTAAAGGAAGTAGAACCCTTAATGTAACGTATATCCATACAATGCAACTTATGATTGGTGGCTATATAGAACATATTGCTAAAGGCACTTGGCTGAATAGCAGTTATATGATCGCATAAATAGTGGTTTTCAATGATCGAAGTAGCAGATGACATCCATTGAGTGGGCGTGGTTCGCACATCGATAAGACAAAAATTGTATTCGTTGGTATATAGGAAAGTATTTTCACGCCAAGGCTTAATCATGTTCCAGCCCACATTGACAGCTTCCGGTTCAATTTTAAACAATTGCACTAGTTGTAAACTCTCGGCACCAACGTCATACAACTGTATTTGTTGTTTCATTGTTGTTACTAACAATTTACTGTAATCACGCTCCGACTGAGCAAAACTTATGAAAGGCGTAGATGGCGTAAGAAACTCttttaaaacatttaatttattatcTTCATTGAGATAACTGATGGTTACACAATTTCTTTGGCGAGAAATGAAGCAATTTTTATTCTCCGAGGACGGCAGAACCATGGGTTTAATCTCAAATATTTCACATCTCTCCCTTGGCGTCAATTTTGCAACGGAACTCAAGTATGATGTAAGCGTATAGTCTTCAACCATAGGAAATTCTGTGAGTTCTAtgcataaatacaaaaaaagtaaacaatttAAAACCAAAGGACCATTTGTATACATATATTTAATGCtattatacccatcaccttgaaaaaattaaaataccaaACATGTAAGTTGAACTGAAATTCTTGCGGCTTCAAAATGAGACGCCGGGTTATAAGTGAAAAAATGCATATATGCTATAGATTTGTAGACAAAGGGATCATGTTGAATGAACCAAAAGGACCTTAGCCAGGTTATTCAACTGTCCGTTTAATGAGCATTCTAAGAGTGATAAAGGTGTCCGTATAGGACAATATCTATATAtctagcttccatattaactgatctcttgatttaagctctaagacccataaaatccGCAGTTGACTGAATTTTAGCATAGTGTTTCGTCTTCGGCACCAGTTTAATATGGTTTGGAAAAATTTagtgatatagaccccatatggCAATCCCCCATTTAAGGTTTATGGGCGAAAGAAgccgcatttgttacccgatttcgctgagatgtGGCGTTGTGAGCTGTGTTCGACATTTCTTTAAAATCTgaataatatacatatatacctacggtgatgggtatccaagttcggctggaccgaactaaatgcctttaTACTTCTTAATTTTATAATTGTCTGTACTTACTCAATGTTTGTAGGTTTGGACCCGATGCATGCATAATTCGCTCAGACTGTGGTATAACAC includes:
- the LOC106094526 gene encoding uncharacterized protein LOC106094526: MPKRPSKFYVDLPDCSFRKRMQRRKSIVDNEQVLNDNDDIENEDGPESGGLEEGSNNVSLEGFPRPKTIRRLKYNQNHEIERLLQHNSSNLYYTFSHNLFPSFNVGLWPQMHENKLLTYPSCAFNVPRPIYISNVRQELIDLCYRRPKAKESYRFRMQKSKTSYHTAKKRNKNTSAEELKGVYQTTVYEIAERLAVQPDPYFQASYDYYYTGGNLCVIPQSERIMHASGPNLQTLSDGYNSIKYMYTNGPLVLNCLLFLYLCIELTEFPMVEDYTLTSYLSSVAKLTPRERCEIFEIKPMVLPSSENKNCFISRQRNCVTISYLNEDNKLNVLKEFLTPSTPFISFAQSERDYSKLLVTTMKQQIQLYDVGAESLQLVQLFKIEPEAVNVGWNMIKPWRENTFLYTNEYNFCLIDVRTTPTQWMSSATSIIENHYLCDHITAIQPSAFSNMFYIATNHKLHCMDIRYIKGSTSFSEPGAVVCRWSHQLEYSPLLLDTYRLLNNEYIALSSPLSGDLHICQLSRQRNDEQLPIQVSQRVPHHIYKSPCMPYQPPTFVEAYDRARLEGNCLQSDSNLRNRIMACTTGMSFCKSALGDKGPALGLLLTSNSLGDIFLQTLTKREEMENDARSNARSTEIMVEFAKKLTVQKQPLNYTYLKNMKAMRKVFLSKYLNTAVKNEMDDMDDSYSETEQIPPPEVLPEALPPKKKRKRLHFGRWQKSLSKLHSYKDALVPDLLSIWDIELDDEKDGLHLGSLQNSRNIKPDPEIKVQNWLASSMRPNAPMVNIPNKISTNLNEVRVTALGNDENISLNETHISMDFEHAVQSTQIINASACETTFNIHNNSTLHLNTTAGDIEVNTTLDIGVDSMKKKKKVKKFVKGF